The following are encoded together in the Choloepus didactylus isolate mChoDid1 chromosome 7, mChoDid1.pri, whole genome shotgun sequence genome:
- the FAM162B gene encoding protein FAM162B isoform X2, giving the protein MLAAVGSLLHLRLGLAFRCAPGTPLEVARRRFAASPVWSLPRYSSDGASSGRGPAGPAGKVHRVPAEHRPSQFDKKILLWTGRFKSMEEIPPRVPPEMIDAARNKARVKACYIMIGLTIIACFAVIASAKRAVERHESLTSWNLAKKAKWREEAALAAQAKAK; this is encoded by the exons ATGCTCGCCGCTGTCGGGAGCCTCCTGCATCTCCGCCTGGGGCTCGCGTTTCGCTGCGCGCCCGGAACACCTTTAGAAGTCGCGCGCCGGCGGTTCGCGGCTTCTCCAGTCTGGAGCCTCCCCCGCTACTCCAGCGATGGGGCCTCTAGCGGCCGTGGTCCCGCAGGTCCCG CAGGAAAGGTTCACAGGGTGCCCGCCGAGCACAGGCCTTCGCAATTCGACAAGAAAATCCTGCTGTGGACTGGGCGTTTCAAATCGATGGAGGAGATCCCGCCTCGGGTCCC GCCAGAAATGATAGATGCTGCAAGAAACAAAGCTCGAGTAAAAGCTTGTTACATAATGATTGGACTCACAATTATTGCCTGCTTTGCTGTGATTGCGTCAGCTAAACGG GCTGTAGAACGACATGAATCTTTAACCAGTTGGAACCTGGCAAAGAAAGCTAAATGGCGCGAAGAAGCTGCATTGGCTGCACAGGCTAAGGCTAAATAA
- the FAM162B gene encoding protein FAM162B isoform X3, which translates to MLAAVGSLLHLRLGLAFRCAPGTPLEVARRRFAASPVWSLPRYSSDGASSGRGPAGPGKVHRVPAEHRPSQFDKKILLWTGRFKSMEEIPPRVPPEMIDAARNKARVKACYIMIGLTIIACFAVIASAKRAVERHESLTSWNLAKKAKWREEAALAAQAKAK; encoded by the exons ATGCTCGCCGCTGTCGGGAGCCTCCTGCATCTCCGCCTGGGGCTCGCGTTTCGCTGCGCGCCCGGAACACCTTTAGAAGTCGCGCGCCGGCGGTTCGCGGCTTCTCCAGTCTGGAGCCTCCCCCGCTACTCCAGCGATGGGGCCTCTAGCGGCCGTGGTCCCGCAGGTCCCG GAAAGGTTCACAGGGTGCCCGCCGAGCACAGGCCTTCGCAATTCGACAAGAAAATCCTGCTGTGGACTGGGCGTTTCAAATCGATGGAGGAGATCCCGCCTCGGGTCCC GCCAGAAATGATAGATGCTGCAAGAAACAAAGCTCGAGTAAAAGCTTGTTACATAATGATTGGACTCACAATTATTGCCTGCTTTGCTGTGATTGCGTCAGCTAAACGG GCTGTAGAACGACATGAATCTTTAACCAGTTGGAACCTGGCAAAGAAAGCTAAATGGCGCGAAGAAGCTGCATTGGCTGCACAGGCTAAGGCTAAATAA
- the FAM162B gene encoding protein FAM162B isoform X1 yields MEIKLQRAVPVDDELPRPGAFKQTAGKVHRVPAEHRPSQFDKKILLWTGRFKSMEEIPPRVPPEMIDAARNKARVKACYIMIGLTIIACFAVIASAKRAVERHESLTSWNLAKKAKWREEAALAAQAKAK; encoded by the exons ATGGAAATAAAGCTGCAGCGAGCTGTCCCAGTAGATGATGAGCTTCCGCGTCCTGGAGCTTTCAAGCAGACAG CAGGAAAGGTTCACAGGGTGCCCGCCGAGCACAGGCCTTCGCAATTCGACAAGAAAATCCTGCTGTGGACTGGGCGTTTCAAATCGATGGAGGAGATCCCGCCTCGGGTCCC GCCAGAAATGATAGATGCTGCAAGAAACAAAGCTCGAGTAAAAGCTTGTTACATAATGATTGGACTCACAATTATTGCCTGCTTTGCTGTGATTGCGTCAGCTAAACGG GCTGTAGAACGACATGAATCTTTAACCAGTTGGAACCTGGCAAAGAAAGCTAAATGGCGCGAAGAAGCTGCATTGGCTGCACAGGCTAAGGCTAAATAA